From Virgibacillus natechei, the proteins below share one genomic window:
- a CDS encoding TRAP transporter small permease subunit has product MLQKMINVTERVVTPLNFVSGKFASLLLFGMMILTFSDVAGRFLVRPIQGTHELTYLGLAVMVFLSLGYTQQKKGHISVGVIIDNLPARGQAIINVLSYLLMLIILTLMLWQTYEYAIRGMNTVTGDLELPVYIFVLICVVGILIFLLTVLLDLLKSLQKVVKQDES; this is encoded by the coding sequence ATGTTGCAAAAAATGATAAATGTTACTGAAAGAGTAGTTACCCCCTTAAATTTTGTTTCTGGAAAATTTGCTTCATTATTGTTATTTGGCATGATGATTTTAACCTTTAGTGATGTGGCGGGCCGCTTTTTAGTGCGGCCCATTCAAGGAACTCACGAATTAACATATTTAGGGTTGGCTGTTATGGTCTTTTTAAGTTTAGGATATACACAGCAGAAAAAAGGACATATTTCGGTAGGTGTGATAATTGATAATTTGCCAGCTCGAGGTCAAGCGATTATTAATGTTTTATCTTATCTTCTGATGTTAATTATTCTCACATTGATGTTATGGCAAACGTATGAATATGCCATTCGAGGAATGAATACTGTTACTGGCGATTTGGAACTTCCAGTATACATATTTGTACTAATATGTGTAGTTGGTATTCTTATTTTTTTATTAACGGTTTTATTAGACCTTTTAAAGTCTTTACAGAAGGTGGTGAAACAAGATGAGTCCTGA
- a CDS encoding acetamidase/formamidase family protein — MNHVRSATHVCPETVHHTWNNQHNPTLFIESGDSVIFNFRDVSNLQLNIYSKIEDFQRMNKSQMHPISGPIYIEGAEAGDTLEVEIMDLQTTGWGWTAIIPGKGLLSEEFTEGYIRTFDLNKKTHFKFNKNITVPIIPFLGTMGVAPEVDGDHPIIPPNKFGGNIDIRHLTKGARLFLPIQVNGALFSAGDGHAAQGDGEICINGVESPLYGELKFTLHKGSTSKTPYFYTSTKSACFADNSKGFFGTTGIGPDLKKCAETAVKNMIDHLERNHSLSRKEAYILSSLTVDLKISEIVNEPNYVVSAYLPLSIFN; from the coding sequence ATGAATCATGTTCGTTCGGCAACGCATGTGTGCCCAGAAACAGTTCATCACACATGGAATAATCAGCATAATCCAACCTTGTTTATTGAATCCGGGGACTCTGTTATTTTTAATTTTAGGGATGTTAGTAATCTACAACTCAATATATATTCAAAGATTGAAGATTTTCAACGTATGAATAAATCACAAATGCATCCGATTAGTGGGCCAATTTATATCGAAGGTGCAGAAGCTGGAGATACTTTGGAAGTAGAAATAATGGATCTTCAAACGACAGGCTGGGGTTGGACAGCGATTATTCCTGGAAAAGGATTGCTAAGCGAAGAATTTACTGAAGGATATATAAGAACATTTGATTTAAATAAGAAAACTCATTTTAAGTTTAATAAGAATATAACTGTTCCAATTATTCCTTTTTTAGGCACAATGGGAGTAGCACCTGAAGTGGATGGAGATCATCCAATTATCCCACCAAATAAATTTGGAGGGAATATAGATATTCGTCATTTAACGAAAGGTGCAAGGTTATTTTTACCTATTCAAGTGAATGGAGCACTCTTTTCTGCAGGTGATGGACATGCAGCGCAAGGTGATGGAGAAATCTGTATCAATGGCGTAGAAAGTCCCCTTTATGGTGAATTAAAGTTTACTTTACATAAAGGTTCAACAAGCAAAACACCTTATTTTTATACTTCTACAAAATCAGCATGCTTTGCCGATAATTCAAAAGGTTTCTTTGGTACGACAGGAATTGGTCCTGACTTAAAAAAATGTGCAGAGACTGCTGTTAAAAACATGATCGACCATTTAGAAAGAAATCATTCTTTATCAAGGAAAGAAGCTTATATCTTATCAAGTTTAACAGTTGACTTGAAAATTAGTGAAATCGTTAATGAACCGAACTATGTTGTTTCCGCGTATTTGCCTTTATCTATATTCAACTAA
- a CDS encoding TRAP transporter large permease, which yields MSPESLGTIGIIILVVLILLRVQVGIALLLVGFTGYYFLSGPDVALAQLGTSAFGTASKYTLSVMPMFILMGMFLSYSGLAKDLFRSVDSWVGHIRGGLGMATIGASAIFSSISGSNNATAATLGRVALPEMKEYKYEPGVSASWVAAGGTLGVLIPPSVILILYGVLTMEPVGPLLIGGLIPGILLALLMMLTVYIQVRRKPSLGGNLQEAVPFKDKIKSIQKIWPFILIFMLSIGGIYFGFFTPTEAGGVGALGSLLFAVFTRRLSWKDFLASLDDTIRLTSMIFIILIGATLFGQFLAVSRIPAKLTSLVVGTDLSAYTIMALILLIYLFLGLFLEGIAILVLTLPIVYPLIIELGFDGIWFGVIMVIVFNIGSLTPPLGISIFVVNGVAPEIPIHTIFKGIIPMVITMVIFTIILIIFPEIVMTLPNLME from the coding sequence ATGAGTCCTGAATCACTTGGTACCATAGGGATTATTATTTTAGTTGTACTGATTCTTTTACGTGTACAAGTAGGGATAGCTCTTCTCTTAGTCGGATTCACTGGTTATTACTTTTTGTCTGGACCTGATGTTGCGCTTGCCCAATTAGGAACAAGTGCATTTGGTACAGCGAGTAAATATACACTGAGTGTTATGCCTATGTTTATCTTGATGGGAATGTTTTTGTCATACAGTGGGCTGGCTAAGGATTTATTTCGCTCTGTAGACAGTTGGGTTGGACATATCAGGGGTGGTTTGGGCATGGCGACGATTGGTGCCAGTGCAATATTTTCATCAATTTCTGGATCAAATAATGCAACAGCGGCTACGTTAGGAAGAGTTGCACTTCCAGAAATGAAAGAGTATAAATATGAACCGGGAGTATCAGCATCTTGGGTTGCAGCCGGAGGGACCTTAGGAGTTTTGATACCTCCTAGTGTAATTTTGATTTTATATGGAGTCTTAACAATGGAACCAGTCGGGCCATTGTTAATCGGTGGACTGATACCCGGAATATTGTTGGCTCTTTTAATGATGTTGACCGTTTATATACAAGTTAGACGTAAGCCAAGCTTAGGTGGTAATTTACAAGAGGCAGTTCCTTTTAAAGACAAAATAAAATCAATTCAAAAAATATGGCCCTTTATACTAATTTTCATGTTAAGTATTGGTGGTATATATTTTGGCTTTTTCACTCCAACAGAGGCCGGGGGTGTAGGGGCTTTAGGATCTCTATTATTTGCAGTTTTCACCCGCCGTCTTAGTTGGAAAGATTTTTTAGCTTCTCTTGATGATACGATTCGTTTGACATCGATGATTTTTATTATCTTAATTGGTGCAACCTTATTTGGACAATTTTTAGCAGTTAGCCGGATTCCTGCGAAACTTACTTCATTGGTTGTTGGGACAGATTTATCAGCATACACAATAATGGCATTAATTTTATTAATCTATTTATTCCTAGGTTTATTTCTTGAAGGAATTGCGATTCTAGTTTTAACGTTGCCTATTGTTTATCCTTTAATCATTGAATTAGGGTTTGATGGGATTTGGTTTGGAGTTATTATGGTGATTGTTTTTAACATTGGTTCGTTAACACCTCCTTTAGGTATCAGCATTTTTGTTGTGAATGGTGTCGCCCCAGAGATCCCCATTCATACAATATTCAAAGGGATTATCCCGATGGTTATTACGATGGTAATCTTTACAATCATTCTTATAATTTTCCCAGAGATTGTGATGACCTTGCCAAATTTAATGGAATAA
- the larA gene encoding nickel-dependent lactate racemase, which translates to MNTELLYGKEGLTLDLPENAYIIEPKNLPKLGNDKEAIKEHLRNPIGSPSLKESVKTTDIVSIVISDITRPTPNHILVPILIEELDHVPLENFVIINGTGTHRDQTREEFVQMLGEWIVDNIRIVNNHCHDKDTLVNVGKSKFGCDVYLNKDYVESDFRIVTGFIEPHFFAGFSGGPKGMMPGIAGIETIMTFHNAKMIGDPLATWGNMEDNPVQDMTREVNGMCKPDFMLNVTLNREKEITAVFAGELYEAHDRGCEFAKEHTMSRCDERFDVVIASNSGYPLDQNLYQAVKGMSAAHKVVKEGGSIIIASECSDGLPDHGNYSKIFDMADSPQGLLDMINDPEFKMFDQWQVQKQAVIQVWADVYVYSKLTDEQVEGTMLKPSHDIEKTIEDLKGKYGEDMSIAVLPLGPLTIPYVEE; encoded by the coding sequence ATGAACACAGAACTACTCTACGGAAAAGAAGGTCTAACACTCGACCTACCGGAAAATGCCTATATCATCGAACCAAAAAACCTACCAAAACTGGGAAATGATAAGGAAGCAATCAAAGAACACTTACGAAATCCAATTGGATCACCGTCACTAAAAGAATCGGTGAAAACCACAGACATCGTATCCATCGTAATCAGCGATATCACCAGACCAACACCGAACCATATTTTAGTGCCCATATTAATAGAAGAACTCGATCATGTTCCCTTAGAAAACTTCGTAATTATCAATGGAACAGGGACACATCGCGATCAAACAAGGGAAGAATTTGTACAGATGCTAGGTGAGTGGATTGTGGATAATATCCGTATCGTCAATAACCACTGCCATGACAAAGATACGCTGGTGAACGTTGGCAAAAGTAAATTCGGCTGTGATGTATATCTAAATAAGGATTATGTGGAGTCAGACTTTCGAATTGTAACAGGCTTTATCGAACCACATTTTTTCGCAGGGTTCTCCGGTGGGCCAAAAGGAATGATGCCTGGAATCGCGGGAATTGAAACGATTATGACCTTTCATAATGCCAAAATGATTGGAGATCCGCTAGCGACTTGGGGCAATATGGAAGATAATCCTGTTCAGGACATGACGCGTGAAGTAAATGGAATGTGCAAACCGGATTTCATGTTAAATGTTACGTTAAATCGTGAAAAAGAAATCACAGCAGTTTTTGCCGGTGAACTCTATGAAGCACATGACAGAGGGTGCGAATTTGCCAAAGAGCATACCATGTCCCGCTGCGACGAACGGTTTGATGTCGTCATCGCCTCAAATTCCGGCTATCCGCTTGATCAAAATTTGTACCAAGCTGTAAAAGGGATGAGCGCAGCACACAAAGTCGTAAAAGAAGGTGGATCTATTATTATCGCATCTGAATGTTCGGATGGCTTGCCCGACCACGGAAACTATTCCAAGATCTTTGATATGGCAGACAGTCCTCAGGGGCTACTCGATATGATCAACGACCCGGAATTTAAAATGTTTGATCAATGGCAGGTTCAAAAACAGGCAGTAATCCAAGTTTGGGCGGACGTATATGTGTATTCCAAGCTGACAGATGAGCAGGTGGAAGGAACGATGCTGAAACCGTCGCATGATATTGAGAAAACGATAGAAGATTTAAAGGGAAAATATGGTGAGGATATGAGTATTGCTGTATTACCGCTGGGGCCTTTGACGATTCCATATGTGGAGGAATGA
- a CDS encoding aldehyde dehydrogenase family protein, protein MQQFEKVSKSYINGKWVEGDSGRSFRNVNPYDESLIAEIKIASKAQTKEAFEVAKEAQKQWGMSTTEERKTVIRKVIEYFNDNKDEIIQLISRETGGTIIKGNVEFSLALDVIQEALNYTDQLDEVREVTGGPEGKVNKIYRKPLGVISSISPFNFPVNLSLRTIIPGIALGNAVVHKPGIEVGIVAGVVLAKAFEYAGLPAGVFNMLLTDSKEIGDEMLENPITQLIGFTGSTPVGQHIGSVAGKHLKRVALELGGNSPFVVLSDADVDQAVNAAVFGKFMHQGQICMIINRFIIHKDKYDEFLEKFTARTKELPCGDPQNPNTVIGPLINKGQLDKAKSYIELAKKEGAKIVLEGRVNGNVMTPSIFADVNNKSELAQAELFAPIAMVIKADSDDEAVKMAEDTDFGLSSSIFTTDLEKGEKYGVQLNAGMTHINDQTVNDAPNVPFGGTKASGVGCFGNPWVIDEFTQMKWLSVQTKERVFPF, encoded by the coding sequence ATGCAACAGTTTGAAAAGGTTTCTAAAAGTTACATTAATGGTAAATGGGTTGAAGGAGATAGCGGTCGAAGTTTTCGAAATGTAAATCCCTATGATGAATCGTTAATTGCAGAAATTAAAATAGCTTCAAAGGCACAAACAAAAGAAGCTTTTGAGGTAGCAAAAGAAGCGCAAAAACAATGGGGCATGTCTACAACTGAGGAACGTAAAACTGTGATCAGAAAAGTAATTGAATATTTCAACGATAACAAGGACGAAATTATCCAACTTATTAGTCGTGAAACCGGTGGAACAATAATAAAAGGAAACGTTGAGTTTTCTCTTGCGCTAGATGTAATCCAAGAGGCACTAAATTACACTGATCAGCTTGATGAGGTAAGAGAGGTAACAGGGGGGCCAGAAGGTAAAGTTAACAAGATTTATCGTAAACCACTTGGTGTAATTTCATCCATATCGCCGTTTAATTTCCCAGTTAATTTGTCACTACGGACAATTATACCTGGTATCGCGCTTGGAAATGCTGTTGTGCATAAGCCAGGAATTGAAGTAGGGATCGTAGCGGGTGTTGTGTTAGCAAAGGCATTTGAATATGCCGGACTTCCTGCGGGTGTTTTCAATATGCTTCTAACTGATAGTAAAGAAATCGGTGATGAAATGTTAGAGAATCCAATTACTCAATTAATTGGTTTTACAGGTTCAACTCCTGTAGGACAACATATTGGATCTGTTGCTGGTAAACATTTAAAGAGAGTGGCTCTTGAACTTGGAGGGAATAGCCCGTTCGTTGTATTATCGGACGCGGATGTCGATCAAGCAGTTAATGCAGCTGTTTTTGGTAAATTTATGCACCAAGGTCAAATATGTATGATTATTAATAGATTTATTATCCATAAAGATAAGTACGATGAATTTCTAGAAAAGTTCACTGCTCGAACAAAAGAACTTCCTTGTGGAGATCCGCAAAACCCAAATACTGTAATTGGGCCTCTTATTAATAAGGGGCAACTTGATAAAGCAAAGAGTTACATTGAACTAGCAAAAAAAGAAGGTGCAAAAATTGTTCTTGAAGGAAGAGTTAACGGAAACGTCATGACTCCATCAATATTTGCAGATGTAAATAATAAAAGTGAATTAGCTCAGGCAGAGTTATTTGCTCCAATTGCAATGGTGATTAAAGCAGATTCAGATGATGAAGCTGTAAAAATGGCTGAAGATACAGACTTTGGGTTAAGTTCATCTATCTTTACAACAGACTTAGAAAAAGGTGAAAAATATGGAGTCCAGTTGAATGCAGGAATGACCCATATAAATGACCAAACTGTAAATGATGCACCAAACGTTCCATTTGGAGGTACAAAGGCAAGTGGAGTAGGTTGTTTTGGGAATCCTTGGGTTATTGATGAATTTACACAAATGAAATGGCTATCTGTTCAAACGAAAGAAAGAGTCTTTCCTTTTTGA
- a CDS encoding TRAP transporter substrate-binding protein, translated as MTKYSWKKIPIIAIATIFILVLVACGGGTEETEGSTEEASSEESSTSGEVIDLTVSSFMPGPHPQHKDVIEPFLERVEEATDGRVTGTMYPANALGESDAQYDLAVTGVADMSMTLHGYTPGEFPLSSVTELPFMGENAVDGTRIFWDLHEQFPEIAEEHEGTKIAWIFKNDAAQLFSVDNPINNWEDLEGMRIRTPSPAGTELLEAYGAIPVSMPMGDVYEAMQRGVVDGALGPASTITNFQLGDVMNYITKGDFYTSSLMVVINESTWNRISPEDQEVIEELMDREMALLAGETYDKDGDGGWTAAEEAGIEINELSDEEIEEWAKPLESISEEWVEEMEGNDLPGQAIYEAAVESRDQGE; from the coding sequence ATGACAAAATATTCATGGAAAAAAATCCCGATTATAGCAATTGCAACTATTTTCATCCTTGTGTTAGTAGCTTGTGGTGGAGGTACAGAAGAAACAGAAGGTTCTACTGAAGAAGCTTCATCTGAAGAAAGTAGTACTAGTGGAGAGGTTATTGATTTAACAGTATCCAGTTTTATGCCAGGGCCTCATCCACAACATAAAGACGTAATTGAACCCTTTCTTGAGCGTGTAGAGGAGGCTACAGATGGTCGAGTTACTGGAACGATGTATCCAGCAAATGCACTTGGTGAATCAGATGCACAATATGATTTAGCTGTTACTGGAGTTGCAGATATGTCAATGACTTTACATGGGTATACTCCAGGGGAATTTCCATTATCTAGCGTCACAGAACTTCCTTTTATGGGTGAAAATGCTGTTGACGGTACACGTATCTTCTGGGATTTACATGAACAGTTTCCAGAAATTGCAGAGGAACATGAAGGGACAAAAATTGCATGGATCTTTAAAAATGATGCTGCGCAACTTTTTTCAGTAGATAACCCTATTAATAATTGGGAGGATTTAGAGGGGATGAGAATTCGAACCCCTTCCCCAGCAGGGACTGAACTTTTAGAGGCTTATGGTGCAATTCCTGTATCTATGCCTATGGGGGATGTATATGAAGCAATGCAAAGAGGAGTTGTTGATGGTGCTTTAGGACCTGCTTCAACTATTACTAACTTCCAATTAGGGGATGTAATGAATTATATTACAAAAGGGGACTTCTACACAAGTAGTTTAATGGTTGTCATTAATGAAAGTACATGGAATAGAATTTCTCCTGAAGATCAAGAAGTTATTGAGGAGCTAATGGACAGAGAAATGGCCTTACTAGCCGGAGAAACGTATGACAAAGATGGTGATGGAGGTTGGACTGCTGCTGAAGAAGCTGGAATTGAAATTAATGAACTATCAGATGAGGAAATTGAAGAATGGGCAAAACCTTTAGAATCTATTAGTGAAGAGTGGGTAGAAGAAATGGAAGGGAACGACCTTCCAGGTCAAGCCATTTATGAGGCAGCTGTTGAATCACGTGATCAGGGAGAGTAG
- a CDS encoding TRAP transporter substrate-binding protein → MLQKRKNNLLKSIYVALLLMVVLIISACSTDNDTTSTGAEAETSENKSENSDDTADAGNSVTLKVSHFVSPQHGYHTDVLEPFAEEIAELTDERVTAEIYPGAALGDATAQYEMTTTGVADLSYAIQAYNPGKFPLTSVADLPFIAETPEKATDLIGDLYDKFPEIQEEYADNKVLWLFGIDSDQILTTEKPIDSVEDLQGLKISTPSPASNEVVEAWGATPVFMPMDEVYEAMQRGVVDGRMGPYSGVANFQLNEVTDYITEGDFYTTNFVISMNKNVWESLSQEDQGAINSVIDKYKALSADVYASDAARGKDLAEETGIEINVLSEEDKEEFEEALDPIHNNWVEEMESEGLPGLEVHEEALRISEEY, encoded by the coding sequence ATGTTACAGAAAAGGAAAAACAATCTACTTAAAAGCATCTACGTGGCACTATTATTAATGGTTGTGTTAATTATTTCTGCTTGTTCTACGGACAATGATACTACATCTACTGGTGCAGAAGCAGAAACTTCAGAAAATAAAAGTGAAAATTCCGATGACACTGCTGACGCTGGAAATTCAGTTACCCTCAAAGTTTCTCATTTTGTATCACCACAACATGGTTATCATACAGATGTTTTAGAACCATTTGCTGAGGAAATTGCAGAACTAACAGATGAAAGAGTTACTGCAGAAATTTATCCAGGTGCTGCGCTTGGTGATGCTACAGCACAATATGAAATGACAACTACTGGAGTTGCTGATCTATCTTATGCAATTCAGGCTTATAATCCAGGGAAATTCCCACTCACATCGGTTGCTGACTTACCTTTTATTGCAGAAACTCCTGAAAAGGCAACTGATTTAATTGGAGATCTATATGATAAATTCCCTGAAATTCAAGAGGAATATGCAGATAATAAAGTACTTTGGTTATTCGGTATTGATAGTGACCAAATATTAACTACAGAGAAACCAATTGATTCAGTAGAGGATCTTCAAGGCTTAAAAATCAGTACACCCTCACCAGCATCTAACGAGGTAGTTGAGGCATGGGGAGCAACGCCTGTATTCATGCCAATGGATGAAGTATATGAAGCAATGCAAAGGGGAGTAGTTGATGGAAGAATGGGACCTTATTCTGGGGTAGCTAACTTTCAATTAAATGAGGTAACCGATTATATTACAGAGGGGGACTTCTATACTACGAATTTTGTTATTTCGATGAACAAAAATGTTTGGGAAAGTTTATCCCAGGAAGATCAAGGTGCAATTAACAGTGTAATAGATAAATATAAAGCACTTTCTGCTGACGTCTATGCGAGTGACGCTGCAAGAGGTAAAGATTTAGCAGAAGAGACTGGTATTGAAATTAATGTGCTTTCTGAAGAAGACAAAGAAGAATTTGAAGAAGCTCTTGACCCTATTCATAATAATTGGGTTGAAGAGATGGAAAGTGAAGGGTTGCCAGGTTTAGAAGTTCATGAAGAAGCCTTACGCATAAGTGAAGAATACTAA
- a CDS encoding TRAP transporter large permease, translated as MSSEMIGVIGIVLLIALILFRAPVGLSLFLIGFSGYSYLTTLDVGLAQLGMTTLNIATSYVLSVMPLFILMGMILSYSGLGRELFEGVDKWFGHVKGGMAMATIGASAIFSAISGSANATTATVARFSLPEMKRFGYNPGLSAASVAAGGTLGILLPPSVALILYGVLTMEPIGPLLIAGIVPGILCSLFLMATVYILVMKNPKLAPTGQTRAPLKEQLKAFTPVWPFLLIFVISVGGIYFGLFTPTEAAGVGSFGAFLYTALTGRLNWQKLKDAFDETARLTAMIFVIIIGADLLGSFLAITRIPATLTLFVADLSVSPYVVLVLILLVYLIMGLFMEGIAIQVLTLPIVYPIIIDLGFDGVWFAVIMVLMINIGLLTPPLGVVCYIIHGIDRTIPLERIFANVAPMIGTMVILTVILIIFPEIVTFLPDIMTE; from the coding sequence ATGAGTTCTGAAATGATTGGAGTAATTGGGATTGTTCTGTTAATAGCTCTGATTTTATTTCGCGCCCCTGTTGGATTATCTTTATTCTTGATAGGATTTAGTGGATATTCATATTTAACAACACTAGACGTTGGTTTGGCGCAACTTGGAATGACAACATTAAATATTGCAACTTCCTATGTTTTAAGCGTTATGCCACTCTTTATCTTAATGGGGATGATCTTATCTTATAGCGGGTTAGGCCGCGAGTTATTTGAAGGTGTAGATAAATGGTTTGGTCATGTTAAGGGCGGAATGGCGATGGCAACAATAGGTGCAAGTGCCATATTTTCAGCTATATCAGGTTCTGCTAACGCTACAACTGCAACCGTTGCCCGATTTTCATTACCTGAAATGAAGCGTTTTGGATATAATCCTGGTCTTTCCGCTGCTAGCGTTGCAGCAGGTGGGACATTAGGAATTTTACTCCCTCCAAGTGTAGCGTTGATTCTTTACGGGGTACTAACCATGGAGCCAATTGGTCCTTTACTAATTGCTGGAATAGTTCCAGGAATACTCTGTTCACTTTTCTTAATGGCGACAGTTTATATATTAGTTATGAAAAATCCAAAATTAGCACCAACTGGTCAAACAAGAGCACCATTGAAGGAACAGTTAAAAGCGTTTACTCCTGTTTGGCCTTTTCTTCTCATTTTTGTAATTAGTGTTGGAGGAATTTACTTTGGTCTTTTCACTCCAACAGAAGCAGCGGGTGTCGGATCATTCGGGGCGTTTTTATACACAGCTTTAACGGGTAGACTTAATTGGCAAAAATTAAAAGATGCATTTGATGAAACAGCACGATTAACGGCAATGATATTTGTTATCATCATTGGCGCTGATTTATTGGGTAGTTTCTTAGCCATTACTCGTATTCCCGCAACATTAACTTTATTTGTTGCAGATTTATCTGTTTCTCCATATGTAGTTCTTGTTTTAATTTTACTTGTATACTTGATAATGGGATTATTTATGGAAGGTATTGCGATTCAAGTATTAACGTTACCAATTGTGTATCCAATTATAATCGATTTAGGTTTTGATGGAGTTTGGTTTGCGGTAATCATGGTTTTAATGATAAATATTGGTTTATTAACACCTCCACTTGGAGTTGTATGTTATATCATTCATGGAATCGACCGTACAATCCCACTTGAACGCATTTTTGCTAATGTTGCTCCTATGATTGGAACAATGGTTATTCTAACAGTCATATTAATTATTTTCCCAGAAATAGTTACTTTTCTACCTGACATAATGACTGAATGA
- a CDS encoding hydroxyacid dehydrogenase: MKILVTELMWEDGIDELKRKGYTVDYDMELSRKREELLSLLPEYDALIVRNETKVDTEFLEAAKKTQVIGRLGVGLDNIDLQGARERNIPVISARNANATSVAEYVMAAMLDASRPLSDADEDVRQGNWDRKFFTGYELNKRTLGLVGMGEISHRVAKRAKAFGMNVVGFDPFVAPFDHVVQETGIRQFEKLEDLLKASDFISVHVPLTKSTKHLINRDNFPLMKPHAYVINSARGGIIHEPDLVEAVKSKQLAGAYLDVLEKEPVEKDSPLAQVKSIRLSPHIAGLTIEAQSRTAMLIAEEVDSVLNGSQSLCRVN; this comes from the coding sequence ATGAAGATTCTTGTAACAGAGTTAATGTGGGAAGACGGAATCGATGAACTTAAGCGGAAAGGGTATACGGTCGATTATGATATGGAACTGAGCCGTAAACGAGAAGAATTACTTAGCTTGCTACCAGAATATGATGCACTTATCGTACGAAATGAAACAAAAGTTGATACGGAATTTCTTGAGGCGGCTAAAAAAACGCAGGTTATCGGCCGTCTTGGAGTTGGATTGGATAATATTGATCTACAGGGAGCCAGAGAACGAAACATTCCGGTTATATCGGCAAGAAATGCAAATGCGACCTCTGTTGCCGAATATGTAATGGCGGCGATGCTTGATGCTTCACGGCCGTTATCGGATGCGGATGAGGATGTTCGTCAGGGAAATTGGGATCGTAAATTTTTCACAGGGTATGAGCTGAATAAACGTACACTTGGCCTTGTGGGGATGGGTGAAATATCCCACCGTGTTGCCAAGCGAGCAAAGGCATTTGGCATGAACGTGGTTGGCTTTGATCCGTTTGTGGCTCCGTTTGATCATGTGGTCCAGGAAACAGGAATCCGTCAATTTGAAAAACTGGAAGATCTTTTAAAAGCATCCGATTTTATTTCTGTGCATGTACCATTGACGAAATCGACGAAGCATTTGATCAATCGAGATAACTTCCCATTGATGAAACCGCATGCCTATGTGATTAATTCAGCAAGGGGAGGAATTATACACGAGCCGGATCTTGTTGAAGCTGTAAAATCAAAACAACTAGCAGGTGCCTATCTTGATGTGCTTGAAAAGGAACCGGTAGAGAAGGATTCTCCGCTTGCTCAGGTAAAATCCATCCGTTTATCCCCACATATTGCCGGCTTGACGATTGAAGCACAATCCCGGACAGCTATGCTAATAGCAGAGGAAGTAGACAGCGTGTTGAATGGCAGTCAGTCACTTTGCAGGGTGAATTAA
- a CDS encoding TRAP transporter small permease codes for MLDKTIKDLEKVIYPLNAIAQRIAMVVLFILMMITVVDVTGRIFIKPLYGAFELTGFALAIVIFFSLGYTQIKKGHIHVTFLVDRFGKRTQAIVDVITYLIFFLLVALITWQVADYAFRLHVGNDKTADLGIPVFVIAVISSIGILFFAFTMLLELLKAVQKVVKNE; via the coding sequence TTGCTTGATAAAACAATTAAAGATCTTGAAAAAGTCATTTATCCATTGAATGCAATTGCACAACGTATAGCTATGGTTGTTCTTTTTATCCTAATGATGATTACAGTTGTTGATGTAACAGGACGGATCTTTATAAAGCCCCTTTACGGGGCTTTTGAATTAACTGGATTCGCATTGGCAATAGTAATTTTCTTTAGTTTAGGCTATACACAAATTAAAAAAGGTCATATTCACGTTACATTTCTTGTAGATCGCTTTGGAAAAAGAACTCAAGCAATTGTTGATGTAATTACTTATCTTATTTTCTTTTTATTAGTAGCATTAATTACATGGCAAGTTGCCGATTATGCATTTCGATTACATGTTGGTAATGATAAAACAGCTGATTTGGGTATACCTGTTTTTGTGATCGCGGTTATTTCAAGTATTGGAATTTTATTTTTTGCATTTACAATGCTATTAGAATTACTAAAAGCTGTACAAAAGGTGGTGAAGAATGAATGA